The following are encoded in a window of Castanea sativa cultivar Marrone di Chiusa Pesio chromosome 5, ASM4071231v1 genomic DNA:
- the LOC142635251 gene encoding uncharacterized protein LOC142635251, with protein sequence MKQLPTRAKWKPPLAGIYKVNFYSAIFEEIGEAGIGVVVWNFKGEVMASLLEKIQYPSTVKMVELLAAHRAMLFTQEVSLRDTIVEGDSVTIISTLQNGKMQKSSMGHLINDTLSIVSSFRSLSFSHILRQGNAVAHALARRAKFCFLFEAWMESVPPNISFVLLLDFTAS encoded by the coding sequence ATGAAACAGCTACCGACAAGAGCAAAATGGAAGCCACCTCTAGCTGGAATATACAAAGTGAACTTCTATAGTGCAATTTTTGAAGAAATAGGAGAGGCGGGCATTGGTGTAGTGGTCTGGAACTTTAAGGGTGAGGTAATGGCTTCCTTGTTGGAGAAAATTCAGTACCCATCCACTGTTAAGATGGTGGAACTACTAGCTGCTCATCGTGCAATGTTGTTTACTCAAGAAGTCAGCCTCAGAGACACCATTGTTGAGGGAGATTCTGTGACTATCATCTCTACATTACAAAATGGCAAAATGCAGAAATCTTCTATGGGTCATTTAATAAATGACACTTTGTCCATTGTAAGCTCCTTTCGGAGTTTGTCTTTCTCTCATATATTAAGGCAGGGCAATGCTGTAGCACATGCCTTAGCTAGGAGAGCcaaattttgttttctgtttgagGCTTGGATGGAGTCTGTTCCTCCAAAtatttcctttgttttgttattaGATTTTACAGCTTCTTGA
- the LOC142635252 gene encoding uncharacterized protein LOC142635252 gives MASDSTSEPSSSSAPFISVVMADESANNPFFLPTNENPGLILTSQPLTGPENYMTWARSVFLALSSRNKFGFVNGSVLEPDPTTPLFNSWNRCNTTILSWLTNSLSPDLKLDAQQKERVFRFPMGLNDRYGILIGQILLIEPFPSLSKVCSLVLQEEKRRNIGPTVNMVQQLDVVAMYANKNRSFQGTQGQNRGGGKGKKDRLVCTYCGFTGQIADNTIAQPKFSAQSGFGNTIAANSPFGFVHGASGGSFLQ, from the exons ATGGCTTCAGATTCAACGAGTGaaccttcttcttcatctgcACCATTTATAAGTGTAGTCATGGCAGATGAATCTGCTAATAACCCATTCTTCTTGCCAACAAATGAGAATCCTGGTTTGATTCTCACATCTCAGCCCCTCACTGGTCCAGAGAACTACATGACTTGGGCAAGATCTGTGTTCCTGGCTTTGAGTTCCAGAAACAAGTTTGGGTTTGTTAATGGTTCAGTTCTGGAGCCAGATCCAACCACACCTTTGTTCAATTCTTGGAATAGATGCAACACTACAATCCTCTCATGGCTAACCAATTCACTTAGTCCAGATCTTAAG TTAGATGCACAACAAAAGGAACGTGTATTTCGTTTTCCAATGGGCTTGAATGATCGCTATGGAATTCTGATTGGGCAAATCTTGCTTATTGAACCTTTTCCTTCCCTTAGCAAAGTGTGTTCTTTGGTTTTACAAGAGGAGAAAAGGAGAAATATAGGACCTACTGTTAATATGGTTCAACAATTGGATGTTGTGGCAATGTATGCTAATAAAAATAGGTCATTTCAAGGAACTCAAGGTCAGAATAGAGGTGGtgggaaaggaaagaaagacaGACTTGTTTGTACATATTGTGGTTTTACTGGGCAAATAGCAGACAA TACCATTGCTCAGCCCAAATTTAGTGCTCAATCTGGTTTTGGGAATACTATTGCTGCAAATTCACCTTTTGGTTTTGTACATGGTGCATCTGGTGGTTCTTTCCTGCAGTAG